The Peribacillus sp. FSL P2-0133 genome has a segment encoding these proteins:
- the larE gene encoding ATP-dependent sacrificial sulfur transferase LarE, which produces MLQEKYSILQGILQKMESVVVAFSGGVDSTFLLNVAIDTLGYDNVLAITADSETYPSSELKEAIMLSKWIGANHRVIQTSELAIPGYSENNQNRCYFCKSSLFDHLLPILEEYEFNNIIYGVIADDANEFRPGMKAAKEKGIRGPLLEAGLFKEEIRELSKQAGLPTWDKPSFACLSSRIAYGDIITKEKLTKVDKSEAYLKSLDIHQVRVRTHEDTARIEVEPVDMPRVLQYHVAITKRLKQFGYKYVSMDLTGYTSGSMNIALKKEEKL; this is translated from the coding sequence ATGTTACAAGAAAAGTATAGTATTCTGCAGGGGATTCTCCAAAAAATGGAGTCGGTGGTGGTCGCTTTTTCAGGAGGGGTGGATAGCACTTTTTTGCTAAATGTTGCTATTGATACTTTGGGTTATGATAATGTGTTAGCCATTACAGCAGATTCGGAAACCTATCCGTCGAGTGAGTTGAAAGAAGCCATTATGCTATCAAAATGGATTGGTGCCAACCATCGAGTCATTCAGACTTCGGAGTTGGCCATTCCTGGATATTCAGAAAATAATCAGAATCGCTGTTACTTTTGTAAAAGTAGTTTATTTGACCACCTGCTTCCTATTCTTGAAGAATATGAATTTAATAATATAATTTATGGAGTCATCGCTGATGATGCTAACGAATTTCGTCCAGGCATGAAAGCAGCTAAAGAAAAAGGAATCAGGGGACCTCTTCTAGAAGCCGGTTTATTCAAAGAAGAAATAAGAGAATTGTCCAAGCAAGCCGGTTTGCCAACCTGGGATAAACCATCATTCGCTTGCCTATCTTCACGCATTGCATATGGCGATATCATTACGAAGGAAAAATTGACGAAAGTGGATAAATCAGAAGCTTACTTAAAATCATTGGATATTCATCAGGTAAGAGTCAGGACGCATGAGGATACTGCCCGAATTGAAGTTGAACCCGTTGATATGCCGCGAGTGCTCCAATACCATGTGGCGATCACGAAACGACTGAAGCAATTTGGTTATAAGTATGTATCAATGGATCTCACGGGCTATACAAGCGGAAGTATGAATATAGCACTTAAAAAGGAAGAAAAGTTATGA
- a CDS encoding sugar kinase gives MDVVTIGETMTVFTPNEEGPLRHARSFSMKFGGAESNVAIGLSRLGHRSRWISRLGEDEFGDAMQSFIRGEGVDVSYVTRDPDAPTGVFFKEFRRLNDTRVYYYRKDSAASKMTAELLPDLAIQDAAYLHITGITPALGNSCQSLLDKAIRIAKENGTKIVFDPNIRLKIWSDENEARHIITKYASESDIVMPGVTEAEFLFGSHTPESFVDHFHELGVETVLLKLGKEGSLISAPTVPKTYVPGFFVERVVDPIGAGDAFASGVLSGLLDGLPLDEAARRGNAMGAMATMVNGDVEGLPVRADLALFMSGGTDDVTR, from the coding sequence ATGGATGTTGTAACCATCGGAGAAACAATGACAGTGTTTACCCCGAATGAAGAAGGTCCACTTCGCCACGCCCGTTCTTTTTCAATGAAGTTTGGCGGTGCGGAATCCAATGTCGCGATCGGGTTAAGCCGACTCGGTCATAGGTCACGCTGGATTAGCCGTCTCGGCGAGGATGAATTTGGCGATGCCATGCAATCGTTCATTCGCGGAGAAGGCGTTGATGTCTCTTATGTAACAAGAGACCCAGATGCGCCTACCGGAGTCTTTTTTAAAGAATTCAGACGGCTGAATGATACTAGAGTTTATTATTACAGGAAAGATTCGGCAGCTAGCAAAATGACAGCGGAATTACTACCTGATCTTGCCATCCAAGACGCAGCTTATCTCCATATTACCGGAATTACCCCTGCACTAGGGAATTCGTGTCAGTCGCTCTTGGATAAAGCGATCCGCATTGCTAAAGAAAACGGTACAAAAATCGTCTTCGATCCGAATATTCGCTTGAAAATATGGTCGGATGAAAATGAAGCACGTCACATCATAACAAAGTACGCCTCGGAAAGTGATATCGTCATGCCCGGGGTGACCGAAGCCGAATTTTTATTCGGCTCCCATACTCCGGAGTCATTTGTCGATCATTTTCATGAACTCGGTGTCGAAACAGTTTTACTTAAATTGGGCAAAGAGGGCTCTTTAATTTCAGCCCCGACTGTACCGAAAACATACGTTCCTGGATTCTTTGTGGAACGGGTCGTGGATCCCATCGGTGCTGGTGATGCTTTTGCATCCGGTGTACTTTCCGGCCTGCTTGATGGACTGCCGCTAGATGAAGCTGCAAGGCGTGGAAATGCCATGGGAGCAATGGCAACGATGGTAAATGGCGATGTTGAGGGTTTGCCGGTCCGTGCCGACCTCGCTTTGTTCATGAGTGGCGGCACTGATGATGTGACGAGGTAG
- the allD gene encoding ureidoglycolate dehydrogenase, with protein sequence MATVTIQAEEAKRLVIQQLTKVGLNELNAGKIAEVLVHADLRNVNSHGVLRTEHYVNRLQAGGINPDAQISFQKTGPVTGVVDGDDGFGHVISDVAMDHAIEMARDNGVGMVTVINSSHCGALSYFVQKAADAKLIGIAMSHTDKIVVPFGGKTSFLGTNPIAYGVPAKKKKPFILDMATSNVALGKILQAREEGKEIPEGWGVDENGANVTDPKKVVSLSTFGGPKGYGLSVIVDVFSGLLAGAAFGPHIGKMYDDLDKKRKLGHYFCVINPSFFTDTEIFLEQMDQMIEELQQVEPAPGFDRVYVPGEIEQSNEEKNLKQGITIASSVYEFLTK encoded by the coding sequence ATGGCAACAGTAACGATACAAGCCGAGGAAGCAAAACGATTAGTCATTCAACAGCTGACCAAAGTGGGTTTAAATGAACTAAATGCCGGGAAAATCGCGGAAGTATTGGTTCATGCCGATCTCAGAAACGTCAATTCCCATGGTGTTTTGCGAACAGAGCATTATGTGAACCGTTTACAGGCAGGAGGCATAAATCCCGATGCCCAGATTTCCTTCCAAAAGACAGGGCCAGTTACCGGTGTAGTTGATGGAGATGATGGGTTTGGGCATGTGATTAGCGACGTGGCCATGGACCATGCAATCGAAATGGCTAGAGATAATGGCGTGGGAATGGTGACAGTTATTAATAGCAGCCATTGCGGGGCACTAAGCTATTTCGTTCAAAAAGCCGCTGATGCAAAGTTGATTGGCATCGCGATGTCACATACCGATAAAATTGTGGTCCCATTCGGAGGAAAAACATCATTTCTTGGTACCAACCCAATCGCTTACGGAGTTCCTGCCAAAAAGAAGAAACCCTTTATTCTTGATATGGCAACATCCAATGTTGCGCTGGGGAAAATCCTCCAGGCACGCGAAGAAGGAAAGGAAATCCCTGAAGGATGGGGAGTGGATGAAAATGGAGCTAATGTGACAGACCCGAAGAAAGTCGTTTCCCTTTCCACTTTCGGAGGCCCTAAAGGCTATGGCCTATCCGTAATTGTGGATGTGTTTTCTGGATTATTGGCCGGTGCGGCATTTGGCCCTCACATTGGGAAAATGTATGACGACCTTGATAAGAAACGGAAGCTGGGACATTATTTTTGTGTGATTAATCCTTCGTTCTTTACGGATACTGAAATATTTTTAGAGCAAATGGATCAAATGATCGAAGAGCTGCAACAGGTTGAACCTGCTCCAGGGTTCGATCGCGTATATGTACCGGGTGAGATTGAACAAAGCAATGAAGAAAAAAACCTGAAACAAGGGATTACGATAGCATCAAGTGTTTATGAATTTCTTACAAAGTAG
- the larC gene encoding nickel insertion protein has protein sequence MKRPPDHEHLDGQMVKMEVNLDDISGEWLGHVMDLLFESGANDVFYTPIFMKKNRPGVLLQLLCSQQEISKIKKILFAETTTLGIRYYPLTVHRLERSFLHVDTKWGQVTIKKGYHEGQPIQQAPEYEDCRKIAVQNNIPLKRVYEEVWKCLGEVVEK, from the coding sequence ATGAAGCGCCCACCTGATCATGAGCATCTTGATGGACAAATGGTAAAAATGGAAGTGAATCTAGATGATATTTCCGGTGAATGGCTTGGTCATGTAATGGATTTGTTGTTTGAATCAGGAGCAAATGATGTATTTTATACTCCAATCTTCATGAAAAAAAATCGACCGGGGGTGTTATTGCAACTTCTCTGTTCACAGCAGGAGATTTCGAAAATAAAGAAGATATTATTTGCTGAAACAACGACTCTCGGTATACGCTACTATCCTCTTACCGTGCACAGGCTCGAACGATCTTTTTTACATGTAGACACAAAATGGGGGCAAGTGACGATAAAGAAAGGGTACCATGAGGGCCAACCCATACAGCAGGCACCTGAATATGAAGATTGCCGTAAAATTGCCGTTCAGAACAATATACCTCTTAAAAGGGTGTATGAAGAAGTATGGAAGTGTCTCGGGGAGGTGGTAGAGAAATGA
- the larB gene encoding nickel pincer cofactor biosynthesis protein LarB, with the protein MIDDILEQVQNGSLTAAEAKEKLASYENLGFVKIDHHRKRRQGFPEIVFGEGKTAEQILTIVQSLRTRNDSVLVTRISREKAVFVQKECSEFEYNDMARTLAWVKEKPKSVGSYIAIVCAGTSDLSVAEEAAVTAETLGVPVRRIYDVGVAGLHRLLDNIDEIRGATVSVCVAGMEGALPSVLGGLVTNPIIAVPTSIGYGANLNGLSALLSMLNSCASGVSVVNIDNGFGAAYNAAIIYKLVHKKEINDDEDIIF; encoded by the coding sequence ATGATTGATGATATTTTAGAGCAGGTTCAAAATGGTTCATTGACAGCAGCTGAAGCAAAGGAAAAACTTGCATCATATGAAAATTTAGGGTTTGTAAAAATTGATCATCATCGTAAAAGGAGACAAGGCTTTCCCGAAATTGTGTTTGGAGAAGGTAAAACAGCTGAGCAAATTTTAACGATTGTACAATCACTGCGGACAAGGAATGATTCTGTGCTTGTGACTCGAATTTCTCGGGAAAAAGCAGTATTTGTACAAAAAGAATGCAGTGAATTTGAGTATAACGATATGGCACGGACACTTGCTTGGGTTAAAGAAAAACCTAAATCCGTTGGTTCATATATTGCAATTGTGTGCGCCGGTACATCAGATTTGTCCGTTGCTGAAGAAGCTGCCGTGACGGCCGAAACACTAGGTGTTCCAGTCAGGCGTATATACGATGTTGGTGTTGCTGGGCTGCACCGCCTCCTTGATAATATAGACGAGATACGAGGGGCTACCGTATCAGTTTGTGTAGCGGGGATGGAAGGGGCACTCCCAAGTGTGTTAGGAGGCCTTGTCACGAATCCAATTATTGCTGTACCGACAAGTATCGGTTACGGTGCCAATCTTAACGGTTTATCGGCACTTTTATCAATGCTTAATTCATGCGCATCGGGTGTAAGTGTGGTGAACATCGATAATGGATTTGGTGCAGCTTACAATGCAGCGATTATATACAAACTTGTACATAAAAAGGAGATCAATGATGATGAGGACATTATATTTTGA
- a CDS encoding urease accessory protein UreH has translation MSLVSILTLGFLLGIKHSLEPDHVIAVATTAGKTKKLSRSTLTGVCWGIGHTCTLFLIGMLFIWMKGEIPESLSMSLEFGVGIMLVMLGAKSLFKARPDITNDKDRFRPFLVSALIGFVHGLAGSAAMVILTMSTVTGIGEGSIYIIIFGAGTIIGMLCFTTLLGIPFALNGKDIVLNRIFIKMAGALSFAFGLYYIYKLGVTEGLFAIWAN, from the coding sequence ATGAGCTTGGTGTCGATTCTTACATTAGGATTCCTATTGGGGATAAAGCATTCGTTAGAGCCGGATCATGTTATTGCAGTAGCAACCACGGCAGGAAAAACGAAAAAATTATCACGGTCCACTCTAACGGGGGTGTGTTGGGGAATAGGGCATACATGTACGCTGTTTCTTATAGGTATGCTATTCATTTGGATGAAAGGGGAAATTCCAGAGTCGTTAAGCATGTCGCTGGAATTCGGTGTTGGTATCATGCTTGTTATGCTAGGGGCGAAAAGTTTATTTAAAGCTCGCCCTGATATCACGAACGACAAAGATAGATTTCGTCCTTTTTTGGTGTCCGCTTTAATTGGGTTCGTCCATGGTCTCGCGGGCAGTGCTGCAATGGTCATTCTAACGATGTCGACCGTAACCGGTATAGGTGAAGGATCCATCTATATCATTATATTTGGCGCAGGGACGATTATTGGCATGCTGTGCTTTACAACTTTACTAGGCATACCGTTTGCTTTGAATGGAAAGGACATCGTTTTGAACCGAATCTTCATCAAAATGGCGGGAGCTTTAAGTTTTGCATTCGGACTTTATTATATATACAAATTGGGTGTAACAGAAGGCTTGTTTGCAATCTGGGCTAATTGA
- a CDS encoding LarC family nickel insertion protein: MRTLYFDCFSGISGDMVIGALIDAGADPLQMEEELKKLNIDEEYSLSWGKVVKNGITSTKFHVILTSKSEQPHEHSHSHGHEHSHSHGHEHSHSHGHEHSHSHGHEHNHSHETEPNHSHAPHNHHGSRTYKQIVEAINEANLNESVTNMSLAIFKKIGEAEGHIHGLPLDKVHFHEVGAVDSIIDIIGAAILIDQLGIESVQSSAIPTGSGHIHIDHGVYPVPAPATLEILKGVPIASNVIRSELATPTGAAIAAVLAGKFGTLPAMTVESIGYGAGTKTFENHPNVLRIIIGDIQ; this comes from the coding sequence ATGAGGACATTATATTTTGACTGCTTTTCCGGCATAAGCGGAGATATGGTTATTGGTGCATTGATTGATGCAGGTGCAGACCCTTTACAAATGGAAGAAGAGTTAAAAAAGCTGAATATAGATGAAGAATATAGTCTGTCATGGGGGAAAGTCGTCAAAAATGGCATTACGAGTACTAAATTTCATGTTATTCTTACCAGTAAATCAGAGCAACCACATGAACACAGCCACAGTCATGGACATGAACACAGCCACAGTCATGGACATGAACACAGCCATAGTCATGGACATGAACACAGCCACAGTCATGGACATGAACACAACCACAGTCATGAAACCGAACCCAACCATAGCCATGCACCTCACAATCATCATGGTAGCCGCACCTACAAGCAAATTGTAGAAGCTATCAATGAGGCAAACCTTAATGAATCGGTAACAAACATGTCACTCGCCATATTTAAGAAGATTGGTGAAGCGGAAGGGCACATACACGGGCTTCCGCTTGATAAAGTTCACTTTCATGAGGTAGGAGCTGTAGATTCAATAATAGATATAATCGGGGCTGCAATTTTAATCGATCAGCTAGGTATTGAATCAGTTCAGTCATCAGCCATTCCAACGGGATCTGGACATATACATATTGATCACGGTGTATACCCGGTTCCTGCACCTGCCACACTTGAAATATTAAAGGGGGTACCGATTGCCTCAAACGTTATTCGTTCTGAATTAGCAACACCGACCGGTGCTGCCATCGCTGCGGTTTTAGCTGGAAAATTTGGCACGCTTCCAGCCATGACTGTCGAATCGATTGGCTATGGGGCGGGGACAAAAACATTTGAAAATCATCCGAACGTCCTTCGCATTATTATAGGGGACATCCAATGA
- a CDS encoding fumarylacetoacetate hydrolase family protein, translating into MKIATFSVQTEQHIGLVKNDQIISLTALGPEEFPACMKNFIERSSELRTRAEQLIEQRVNEDAIFNLSEVKILPPIAKPDKIICVGLNYFDHCKETGMEPPESPVIFSKYSNAIAGHNDAIEIPINSTTVDFEAELAFVIGREAKHVSEEEANDYIFGYTIMNDISARDLQFQDGQWSRGKTADTFAPFGPVIVTQDEVGDPHNLAISLELNGEIMQDSNTSNLIFTVPKIISFLSQSMTLMPGDLIATGTPPGVGMGRNPKIWLKKGDRMNVSIEKIGTLSNHVIA; encoded by the coding sequence ATGAAAATAGCGACTTTTTCCGTACAAACCGAACAACACATCGGTCTTGTTAAAAATGATCAAATTATTAGTTTAACGGCTCTCGGTCCAGAAGAATTTCCAGCTTGCATGAAAAATTTCATAGAACGAAGCAGCGAGTTAAGAACACGTGCTGAACAGTTAATTGAGCAACGGGTTAATGAAGATGCAATATTCAATCTGTCAGAAGTAAAAATCCTCCCGCCAATCGCAAAGCCGGATAAAATCATTTGCGTAGGACTTAACTATTTTGATCATTGCAAGGAAACGGGGATGGAGCCTCCTGAATCACCGGTCATTTTTTCAAAATATTCAAATGCCATTGCCGGTCATAATGATGCGATTGAAATTCCAATTAATTCAACCACGGTCGACTTTGAAGCAGAGCTTGCATTTGTCATTGGAAGAGAAGCGAAACATGTATCAGAAGAAGAAGCGAATGACTACATTTTTGGCTATACAATCATGAATGATATTAGCGCCCGAGACTTGCAATTTCAGGATGGCCAGTGGTCGAGAGGCAAAACAGCGGACACATTTGCTCCATTTGGTCCTGTTATCGTGACACAAGATGAAGTGGGTGACCCCCACAATCTAGCGATTTCGCTTGAATTAAACGGTGAAATTATGCAGGATTCAAATACAAGCAACCTAATTTTTACGGTTCCGAAAATCATATCATTTTTATCACAGTCCATGACACTAATGCCAGGTGATTTGATTGCAACTGGCACGCCACCAGGCGTTGGAATGGGAAGGAATCCGAAAATCTGGTTGAAAAAAGGTGACCGGATGAACGTCAGTATTGAGAAGATCGGTACGCTTTCTAATCACGTAATAGCATGA
- a CDS encoding DMT family transporter yields the protein MSLLKIYILLTGIMITWGLNVSVIKILVANTQPVTITSLRIFTASLIVILILFFFGLIRLPKKSELFYVFGGALLSVVFHHYFLAEGLTKTSASNAGLILGMGPILTVILTMIFFRKKPTLIRLFGFICGAMGVSFTVMAGSGGLHSINLGDVDILLSILSQALSFILINKASKTMDPRLLTGYMMLIGSFILFAISLWKEPEGLSSLTTAPPSIWGAFIFSAIFATALGHMSYNYAIGKVGAAESSIFLNLNTLFSLLGAAFFLNEAIVPAHFIGLIFIVSGVLLGSGAIEIWILQRKNKRISA from the coding sequence ATGAGTCTTTTGAAAATATACATCTTACTTACCGGAATAATGATTACATGGGGGTTAAATGTCTCGGTTATTAAAATTTTAGTTGCGAATACACAGCCCGTAACAATAACCTCTTTGAGAATTTTTACTGCTTCTCTTATAGTCATTCTTATCCTTTTCTTTTTTGGACTAATACGCCTTCCTAAAAAGAGTGAACTTTTTTACGTTTTTGGAGGAGCACTTTTGAGTGTCGTTTTTCATCATTATTTTTTAGCTGAGGGATTGACGAAGACTTCTGCATCGAATGCTGGACTGATTTTGGGCATGGGGCCAATTTTGACTGTCATCTTGACCATGATATTCTTTCGTAAAAAGCCCACTTTAATCAGGCTTTTTGGCTTTATATGCGGTGCCATGGGTGTGAGTTTTACCGTTATGGCAGGAAGTGGAGGACTTCATTCTATTAATCTGGGGGATGTGGATATTTTACTTTCCATACTTTCACAGGCATTAAGTTTCATACTTATCAATAAAGCCTCAAAAACAATGGATCCACGATTACTAACCGGCTACATGATGCTGATCGGGTCTTTTATTCTTTTTGCCATCAGCTTATGGAAGGAACCCGAGGGCTTATCTTCACTGACAACTGCACCACCCTCCATCTGGGGAGCTTTCATCTTCTCCGCCATTTTTGCCACTGCCCTCGGGCACATGAGCTATAATTATGCCATTGGGAAGGTAGGCGCAGCCGAATCATCCATTTTTCTTAACTTAAACACCTTATTCTCTTTGTTAGGGGCAGCATTTTTCCTTAATGAAGCCATTGTGCCTGCACATTTCATTGGACTTATTTTCATTGTTTCGGGGGTATTGCTTGGCTCCGGTGCAATTGAAATATGGATTCTTCAAAGGAAAAATAAACGTATATCTGCCTAG
- a CDS encoding zinc-binding alcohol dehydrogenase family protein: MKAVQVRKAHELIIQEVEKPRISNSTDVLVKVKRVGICGSDMHIYHGTNPLATLPRVVGHEVAGEVVEIGQGVTGIKVGDHVVIEPISYCGECYACRKGRQNVCEKLSVFGVHEDGGMREWFVLPEKQLHVVDPALAWEEIVLAEPYTIGAQAVWRGEVEEGETVLIQGAGPIGICILKMAKLQGASVMITDLSDERLEFAKESGADITVHAGKEDVQKRVEEWTNGEGANVVIDAVCLPMTFELSFDVVSTAGRIVVLGFDERPSAVSQLPITKKEVSVKGSRLQTDQFPKVVKLLNEGKLRHEGLVTHTFSLDDIQEAFNFVENHPEQVRKAIIVFN; the protein is encoded by the coding sequence ATGAAAGCGGTTCAAGTACGGAAAGCTCATGAACTTATCATTCAAGAAGTGGAAAAACCTCGGATTTCAAACTCGACGGATGTCCTTGTGAAAGTAAAAAGAGTCGGGATTTGTGGATCGGATATGCATATTTATCATGGTACGAATCCTCTTGCTACACTGCCGCGAGTCGTTGGGCATGAAGTAGCGGGAGAAGTTGTGGAGATAGGTCAAGGTGTCACGGGCATAAAAGTGGGGGACCACGTTGTTATTGAGCCCATCAGTTATTGCGGGGAGTGTTACGCCTGCCGTAAAGGCCGCCAAAATGTTTGTGAAAAACTTTCCGTTTTTGGGGTGCATGAAGATGGTGGGATGAGGGAATGGTTCGTCCTTCCGGAGAAACAATTACATGTTGTGGATCCCGCTTTAGCTTGGGAAGAAATAGTATTGGCTGAGCCATACACAATCGGCGCACAGGCCGTTTGGAGAGGCGAAGTGGAGGAAGGGGAAACAGTGCTTATCCAGGGGGCCGGGCCTATTGGAATTTGCATATTAAAGATGGCAAAGCTTCAAGGAGCATCAGTGATGATCACGGATTTAAGTGATGAGCGTTTGGAATTCGCTAAAGAAAGCGGCGCCGATATCACCGTCCATGCTGGAAAAGAAGATGTTCAAAAACGAGTGGAAGAATGGACGAATGGCGAAGGGGCGAACGTCGTCATTGATGCAGTATGCTTGCCGATGACATTCGAATTGTCCTTCGATGTCGTGTCAACGGCGGGGCGGATTGTCGTACTCGGTTTTGATGAACGTCCTTCAGCGGTTTCCCAGCTACCAATCACAAAAAAGGAAGTATCGGTGAAAGGGTCCAGATTGCAAACCGATCAGTTCCCGAAAGTGGTAAAACTTTTAAATGAAGGAAAACTCAGACATGAAGGTTTAGTTACCCATACATTTTCGCTCGATGATATCCAGGAAGCATTTAATTTTGTTGAAAATCATCCCGAACAAGTTCGAAAAGCGATCATCGTTTTTAATTAA
- a CDS encoding bifunctional 4-hydroxy-2-oxoglutarate aldolase/2-dehydro-3-deoxy-phosphogluconate aldolase translates to MTKLEELKHGKLVAVIRGARPDQIIPIARALKEGGIRTLEITVETPKVCHLIERVKEEFGDDIIAGAGTVLDPETARAVIMAGAEFIFSPTVNVKTIKMAKRYGVISIPGALTPTEILTAYEHGADIIKVFPADALGVSYFKNLKGPLPHIPLMPTGGVNLDNLASFFKAGAIAAGLGGSLINPTKLITGEDYTRLTETAKKFSAIVQKS, encoded by the coding sequence ATGACTAAACTTGAAGAGCTTAAACATGGGAAGCTGGTCGCCGTCATTCGCGGTGCACGCCCAGATCAAATTATACCAATTGCCCGGGCCCTGAAAGAGGGCGGCATCCGAACGCTAGAAATAACAGTGGAAACTCCCAAAGTGTGCCATTTAATTGAAAGAGTGAAAGAGGAGTTCGGTGATGATATCATAGCGGGTGCCGGTACAGTATTGGATCCTGAAACGGCCCGTGCGGTCATCATGGCAGGGGCGGAATTCATCTTTTCTCCAACCGTCAATGTCAAAACGATTAAAATGGCGAAGCGCTATGGCGTTATTAGTATTCCTGGTGCGCTCACACCAACCGAAATATTGACTGCTTATGAGCATGGAGCTGACATTATCAAAGTTTTCCCGGCAGATGCACTGGGTGTTAGCTACTTTAAAAATCTTAAAGGACCGCTTCCTCACATTCCCCTAATGCCAACTGGCGGTGTCAACCTTGACAACCTTGCATCTTTTTTTAAGGCAGGGGCCATCGCGGCGGGACTTGGTGGTTCATTGATCAATCCTACGAAATTGATTACGGGTGAAGATTATACCAGGCTGACAGAAACGGCAAAAAAATTTTCAGCTATCGTACAAAAAAGCTAA
- a CDS encoding sugar kinase gives MSSKYGVLTLGDAMITLNPEETGPLRFVNRFERKVGGAELNFAIGCARLGMRAKWISRLGKDEFGKVIYNFARGEGVDMSDVAYVNGYPTSLNFKEIREDGSGKTFYYRYQSPILTLNPGDITEKMFEEIDIVHLTGVFLAIDPKNVDIAKRVMDIAKQKNIPVSFDPNIRLKLWSIEEARSVYYDFFPYVDILLTGLDEIRLIIGTDSKESLAEFAKVNDIDQLVIKDGKHGSKLYTESEWHEKEAFPVIPVDTVGAGDGYDAGYIYGYLHGLSIDERLTFANGVGALVTTVAGDNEGLPYLDEVMPFIQNEAVIER, from the coding sequence TTGTCATCAAAATATGGTGTTTTAACGCTTGGCGACGCCATGATTACGCTAAATCCGGAAGAGACAGGACCTTTAAGATTCGTAAACCGTTTTGAGCGAAAAGTAGGAGGCGCTGAACTGAATTTTGCGATTGGCTGTGCAAGGCTTGGCATGCGGGCAAAGTGGATAAGCCGCTTAGGCAAGGATGAGTTCGGTAAAGTTATATATAATTTCGCTCGCGGGGAAGGCGTGGACATGAGTGATGTTGCCTATGTAAATGGATATCCAACATCTCTTAACTTTAAAGAAATCCGGGAAGATGGTTCCGGAAAGACATTTTATTACCGCTATCAATCTCCCATTTTAACTTTAAACCCGGGAGATATAACAGAGAAGATGTTTGAAGAGATTGATATAGTCCACCTTACTGGAGTGTTCTTGGCTATAGATCCCAAAAATGTGGATATTGCAAAGAGGGTCATGGATATTGCAAAACAAAAAAATATACCTGTTTCTTTTGATCCGAATATCCGCTTAAAGCTATGGTCCATCGAGGAAGCAAGATCAGTTTATTATGATTTTTTTCCATATGTTGACATTTTGCTTACAGGTTTGGATGAAATAAGATTGATCATCGGAACGGACTCTAAAGAATCTTTGGCGGAATTCGCAAAGGTGAATGACATTGATCAGCTTGTCATTAAGGACGGGAAACATGGTTCAAAACTATATACCGAAAGTGAATGGCATGAAAAAGAAGCATTCCCAGTTATACCTGTTGATACTGTTGGTGCGGGAGATGGTTATGATGCCGGTTATATTTACGGATATCTTCATGGTTTATCTATTGATGAAAGATTGACATTCGCAAATGGTGTAGGAGCTCTTGTCACCACTGTTGCAGGGGACAATGAAGGGTTACCGTATTTGGATGAAGTAATGCCTTTCATACAGAATGAGGCTGTTATAGAAAGATAG